The sequence below is a genomic window from Balearica regulorum gibbericeps isolate bBalReg1 chromosome 9, bBalReg1.pri, whole genome shotgun sequence.
AACCTCTTAACTTGTTGCTGGGAGATGACAGGCAGCAGTAAATCAGGTACCTTGTCATTTTGTGGATTGATACATACAGACAAACGTTAAGCCTTCCCCTCCTCGCTGGCTGtgtttatatttcatttcttttccaaaacagatgCGGATGCAGTGAGGAAAGGCTTTATCTCTGGGCCTGCACTGAAGCAGGGCAGACAGTTAGCGGTTCCCTGGGCCATGGGATTAGGGAGTATaaccaggctgctgctgcatcgGTACACACAATTTCACAATGTAGAGTTCTTAAATGGTCATGTAAGTGTGGTTTGCTGTTCAAACACGTTCAAAGACTGTAACCTTTGTGCTTGTGACCAATTGGTACGTTACTCATAGTTGTTCCACCCACAGGCTGGGCACCGAACATTACACTTCCATAAATACTGTTTGCGCATTATCAAGCTGATAAAAGCCAGCATGTATTTGTACAGAGCTTCTACTTACTTTTCATAGCGCAAAGCTggttcttccccttcctcttccttacTCTTTGTGCTTCATCTCACAGAGGAGGACAGACATCTTGCTGACAAATACCAGCTTCATGGAAGACGGTGAATTCCAGCTTTAAAGGCTTACTGGAGAACACCACGGCACCAATGGGCCTCCAGCACACCAAACACTCCAAAGTCAAGCAAGCTAATATACTGATGTTAGGACTTGATTCTGCAGGAAAATCTACACTGTTGTACAAGTTCAAGTATAATGATGTTTTTCTAACAATTCCAACAATTGGCTTTAATGTTGATATGATTGAAATCGGGAAGGATTTTACATTGACCTTTTGGGATGTTGGAGGacaacagaaaatgagacagGTTTGGTGCAATTTTCTGGAAAACGCAGATGGACTGCTGTATGTTGTGGACAGCTCTGATAAGCGGCGTCTGGAAGaatcaaagaaagaatttgaactcattttaaagaatgaatTTATAAAAAGCGTACCAGTCGTCGTGCTGGCGAATAAGCAGGATTTGCCCGGAGCTTTGAACGTTGAGGAAATAACCAGGAGGTTCAAGATGAAGAAGTACTGCAGTGACAGAAATTGGTACGTACAGCCCTGTTGTGCTATCACAGGAGAAGGTTTGTCAGAAGCTCTCCAAAGACTAACCACATTTGCAAAACAATACAGCAGATCAAGGGAGACTTCTACAATCTTTAAGGAAATCGAAACACTTTGAGAATCTGTATCATCAAATTCTGGTGAACTTTAATCAACATATTTTGTTGGACAGACtaaatctgaaaatatcagATTCTGAAGAAGTCTTAcaagtaaatatttataaagaacTTCGACACTATTAAATGATATTGTTACACCCACAGACGCTTCTGAGATACTactctgcagtattttattaGTGATCATATACTTGGGGTTATTAGCTCAGAAGTGTGGCTgttgaaagatgaaaaaggtGGAGTTGAGCTCCTGAATTTTAGCAAGTGGAAACAAAATAGGTGAGCAGTGCTTAAAATGCTTAAATCAAGTATGTTGTCAAGATGTAAAATAGCCAAGTTGTTTGCTCAGCAAGAAAAGCgcaagagaaaatatttcataataaatGTTCCGCGGATGTATTtctcatataaaaatatagttGGTTTAGAGCTTAAACTGTTAGTTATGTACAAGAGAATCTATGAATCTGAAACGGTTGTTGGATATGAGTGCATTCTAGAGCTGATTGCTCCAAAAAGATTTTAACAGACAGGATCTGCTCCTCATCGTGCCACAGACAAAACTGGGATCCAGTGCTGTGTGTAGGGTGTAGGTCTGCCATCCCTCTGTTATGGATTTCCACGTACCGATGTCTTTGTTTCTGCGCTGTTGGATTGCTATCCTTAGCCCAGAGCAGAGCGATGGAAGCCAGTGTGGGGTCAGTCCAGCAAAGTGCTGATCCCcagtggttttggggtggggggataAAGGGGGGAGAAATGGTGGGATTGGCTCCTCAgtcattttttaatagaacttGATGGATCCTGTCCTGCTTGTACTGAAGCCACCTGAAATTTTGTTACTgataaatttcattaaatttcatGTAAGTGGCACAAAATTGCTAACCCTATTGCTACagtttgtagaaaaaaattccaaatgaaatttctgtttaGATTTCCTGACTGATGGAGTGAATTAGTATTCTCAATGCCATTAAAGCAAGGAAGGTTTAATAACTAGGAGTCTAATTGTACTGCATCAACcatgaaaacagtttaaatactAAGGCTGAAAAGTTAATAGGGCttgctcttttaaaaagcaagagaaaaaagaccACCTAATTCTTGGCTATATAGTCCCAGAAAATCCAGCCCAACTATTTCTGCCTTCTTGAGCAATGTCTGCAGAGGTAGGATGCTCCAGTGGTTAGGATGCTTGCTTAgacagctgggtttttttcctacatctACCACAATCTTTGACCATGGGCAAGTCATTTAATCACCCTGTGCCTCAACAGTCCCTTGGCAAAATGAACTTCCCAGTTACGCGCTCTGAAAAAACTGTGGCAAGGGTCGGCTTGTGAGCCTTTCTCTTGTGACAAAATGATTATGCCAGGTAATTCACGTAA
It includes:
- the ARL14 gene encoding ADP-ribosylation factor-like protein 14, which encodes MGLQHTKHSKVKQANILMLGLDSAGKSTLLYKFKYNDVFLTIPTIGFNVDMIEIGKDFTLTFWDVGGQQKMRQVWCNFLENADGLLYVVDSSDKRRLEESKKEFELILKNEFIKSVPVVVLANKQDLPGALNVEEITRRFKMKKYCSDRNWYVQPCCAITGEGLSEALQRLTTFAKQYSRSRETSTIFKEIETL